A genomic window from Roseofilum casamattae BLCC-M143 includes:
- a CDS encoding gluconeogenesis factor YvcK family protein, translating into MAFSLLKRLKRSPRVYPIARQRGRSSRLNQWVKWLSPGLFVKRWIAVSAGGMMLAVLGLAIWTKMTPVFYLLRLTETVLGKVAQLVPNTISGPLVALIGILLILWGQSGTVNSITQVFMPPGDEELVDAIISHRRLRRGPKIVALGGGTGLSTLLRGLKLYSANLTAIVTVADDGGSSGRLRREMGVQPPGDIRNCLAALGDEEKLLTELFQYRFQAGDGLSGHSFGNLFLTAMSEVTGDLEQAIAASSQVLAIRGQVLPATLADVNLWAEMADGRYVEGESRIPEARGKIVKIGCTPDRPPALPAAIAAIEEADYIIIGPGSLYTSVIPNLLVPEITEAIANRQVPRIYVCNIMTEPGETDGYTAFDHVRAIEQVVQRQIFDAVLVQKRSPSENSLIRYANHSSHPVFLDREDLTRAGYRIVLSNVMSEDPNSHKVRHNSHQLAKVLLRWYSRVAGLGS; encoded by the coding sequence ATGGCATTTAGTCTCCTCAAGCGACTGAAACGAAGCCCTCGCGTTTATCCGATCGCCCGACAGCGCGGTCGCTCTTCCCGCTTGAACCAATGGGTGAAGTGGCTCTCTCCCGGACTCTTTGTCAAGCGCTGGATCGCCGTCAGCGCAGGTGGCATGATGCTTGCCGTTCTCGGACTGGCCATTTGGACGAAAATGACTCCGGTCTTTTACTTATTGCGGCTGACGGAAACGGTGTTGGGGAAAGTTGCTCAGTTAGTCCCGAATACCATCAGCGGGCCGTTGGTGGCTCTTATCGGAATTCTGCTGATCCTATGGGGACAAAGCGGGACGGTCAACTCCATTACTCAAGTCTTCATGCCACCGGGAGATGAGGAACTTGTCGATGCAATTATTTCCCATCGCCGCTTGCGCCGGGGGCCGAAAATTGTGGCCTTAGGCGGTGGAACTGGGTTATCGACCTTGTTGCGCGGTTTGAAGTTATATAGCGCTAATCTAACGGCCATTGTCACTGTCGCTGACGATGGGGGGTCTTCGGGACGGTTGCGCCGCGAAATGGGAGTCCAGCCTCCGGGAGATATTCGTAACTGTTTGGCGGCGTTGGGGGATGAAGAAAAGCTGTTAACAGAATTATTTCAATATCGGTTTCAAGCAGGAGATGGGTTATCCGGCCATAGTTTTGGCAATCTTTTTTTAACGGCAATGAGCGAAGTTACCGGAGATCTCGAACAAGCGATCGCCGCCAGTTCGCAAGTGCTGGCCATTCGCGGCCAGGTATTGCCTGCGACCTTAGCAGACGTAAATTTATGGGCGGAAATGGCCGACGGTCGCTATGTAGAAGGAGAGTCGCGTATCCCGGAAGCGAGGGGTAAAATTGTTAAGATTGGTTGCACGCCCGATCGCCCTCCCGCTCTGCCTGCTGCGATCGCCGCTATTGAAGAAGCCGATTATATTATCATCGGGCCGGGAAGTCTCTACACCAGCGTTATTCCCAATTTGCTCGTCCCCGAAATTACCGAGGCGATCGCCAACCGGCAAGTACCGCGAATTTATGTCTGTAATATCATGACCGAACCCGGAGAAACCGATGGATACACGGCGTTCGATCACGTGCGGGCCATCGAACAAGTCGTACAACGACAGATCTTTGATGCCGTACTCGTGCAAAAACGCTCCCCTTCCGAAAATTCCCTCATCCGGTATGCTAACCATAGCTCCCATCCCGTTTTCTTAGACCGAGAAGACCTAACTCGCGCTGGTTATCGCATCGTTCTGAGTAATGTGATGAGTGAAGATCCAAACTCTCACAAAGTCCGTCACAATTCCCACCAATTAGCCAAGGTTTTACTTCGTTGGTATAGCCGAGTGGCAGGACTGGGGAGCTGA
- a CDS encoding ribonuclease Z, whose protein sequence is MQITFLGTSSGVPTRSRNVSAIALRLPQQSELWLFDCGEGTQHQFQRSDLKVSQLRRIFVTHMHGDHVFGLMGLLASCGLAGNVEHMDIYGPPKLQDYLQSCIRYSQTHFSYPYKIHTVEPGIVYEDSRYRVSCHPLKHRVPAFGYRVQEKDRPGKFNVERAKALGIPSGPLYGKLKKGEWITLPDGRKIHGAKLCGPTQVGRSFVYCTDTIFCEGAVELSQGADLLVHESTFAHQDAQLAYDRLHSTSTMAAQVALAARVKQLMLTHFSPRYAPGNALQLDDLLVEARAIFPNTEMAHDFLSYEIARP, encoded by the coding sequence GTGCAAATTACCTTTCTTGGAACCAGCTCTGGCGTACCGACGCGATCGCGCAATGTTTCGGCGATCGCTCTTCGTTTGCCGCAACAGTCGGAACTTTGGCTGTTTGACTGCGGTGAAGGAACCCAGCACCAGTTCCAACGCAGCGACCTGAAAGTGAGCCAACTGCGGCGCATCTTTGTTACCCACATGCACGGCGATCATGTCTTCGGCCTCATGGGACTTTTGGCCAGTTGTGGATTAGCTGGCAACGTCGAGCACATGGATATCTACGGGCCGCCGAAGCTGCAAGACTACCTGCAAAGTTGCATTCGCTACTCGCAAACCCATTTTTCCTATCCCTACAAAATTCATACCGTAGAACCCGGTATCGTCTACGAGGACTCTCGCTATCGCGTCAGTTGCCATCCTCTCAAGCACAGAGTTCCTGCCTTTGGCTATCGAGTACAAGAAAAAGACCGTCCCGGAAAGTTTAATGTCGAACGCGCGAAAGCCTTGGGTATTCCGTCCGGCCCCCTCTATGGCAAGCTGAAGAAAGGAGAATGGATTACCCTACCCGACGGTCGTAAAATTCATGGAGCCAAACTGTGCGGCCCCACCCAAGTCGGTCGCAGCTTTGTCTATTGCACCGATACCATTTTCTGTGAAGGTGCGGTCGAATTATCCCAAGGTGCAGATTTATTGGTACACGAATCTACCTTTGCCCACCAAGATGCGCAACTGGCCTACGATCGCCTCCATTCTACCTCGACCATGGCCGCACAAGTAGCCCTCGCCGCACGGGTAAAGCAACTCATGCTCACCCATTTCAGTCCGCGCTACGCTCCGGGTAATGCGTTGCAGTTAGACGATTTGTTGGTGGAAGCTCGAGCAATTTTTCCCAACACCGAAATGGCTCATGACTTCCTCAGTTACGAGATCGCGCGTCCGTAA
- a CDS encoding SRPBCC family protein, which translates to MTDWLEHSVQVEVEAPIEFVWDLWSDIEKMPNWMKWIESVRVVEDNPNLSRWKLASGSFEFSWLSEIVKQIPQQIIQWKSVDGLPNQGAIRFYDRHDKSIVKLTVAYAIPGIVGKIMDTLLGPTVESTLQADLERFRLYALDRINRQ; encoded by the coding sequence ATGACAGATTGGTTAGAACATAGCGTTCAAGTTGAAGTCGAAGCTCCCATCGAATTCGTCTGGGATTTATGGTCGGATATTGAAAAAATGCCAAACTGGATGAAGTGGATTGAATCCGTGCGCGTTGTCGAAGATAATCCCAATTTATCTCGCTGGAAATTAGCCTCCGGTAGTTTTGAGTTTAGCTGGCTCTCGGAAATTGTAAAACAAATTCCCCAGCAAATTATTCAATGGAAATCGGTTGATGGATTGCCCAATCAAGGAGCAATTCGCTTTTACGATCGCCACGACAAGAGTATCGTTAAATTAACTGTAGCCTATGCCATTCCCGGAATCGTCGGTAAAATTATGGATACTTTACTCGGCCCCACCGTTGAGTCTACCTTGCAAGCCGATTTAGAACGATTTCGTCTCTATGCGTTAGATCGAATCAATCGTCAATAG
- the clpS gene encoding ATP-dependent Clp protease adapter ClpS, translating into MNPLLSLAIRNMAVAPTQAPERSGQVTRKPYPNYKVIVLDDDFNTFQHVHDCLIKYIPGMTSDLAWELTNQVHYEGQATVWVGPQEPAELYHQQLSRAGLTMAPLEKA; encoded by the coding sequence ATGAATCCGTTATTGTCGCTTGCCATCCGTAATATGGCCGTCGCTCCTACCCAAGCTCCAGAGCGTTCGGGTCAAGTTACTCGCAAGCCCTATCCTAACTATAAAGTCATCGTCCTCGATGATGATTTCAACACCTTCCAACACGTCCATGATTGCTTAATCAAATACATTCCTGGAATGACGAGCGATCTGGCATGGGAACTGACCAATCAAGTTCACTATGAAGGGCAAGCAACCGTTTGGGTTGGCCCGCAAGAACCGGCAGAGTTATATCACCAACAGCTGAGTCGTGCGGGCTTAACCATGGCTCCTCTGGAAAAAGCCTAA
- a CDS encoding photosystem I reaction center subunit II PsaD produces MSETLTGQAPLFGGSTGGLLTKAAVEEKYAITWTSSKAQVFEMPTGGAATMNAGENLLYLARKEQCLALAYRQLRPKFKITDYKIYRVYPSGETQYLHPADGVFPEKVNQGREYNGKVDRNIGRNPEPATLKFSGKQPYEV; encoded by the coding sequence ATGAGTGAAACCCTAACAGGACAAGCCCCCCTCTTCGGGGGGAGTACGGGTGGATTATTAACCAAAGCAGCCGTTGAAGAAAAATATGCCATCACTTGGACATCTTCTAAAGCGCAAGTCTTTGAAATGCCCACCGGTGGTGCTGCAACCATGAATGCAGGTGAAAACCTTTTGTATTTGGCACGCAAAGAACAGTGTTTGGCTCTAGCCTATCGCCAACTGCGACCCAAATTTAAGATTACTGATTATAAGATTTACCGCGTTTATCCCAGTGGTGAAACTCAGTACCTGCATCCTGCAGATGGCGTATTCCCCGAAAAAGTTAATCAAGGTCGGGAATACAATGGCAAGGTTGACCGCAATATCGGTCGCAACCCCGAGCCTGCAACCCTCAAATTCAGCGGCAAACAGCCCTACGAGGTCTAA
- a CDS encoding RidA family protein produces MFERINLPNGILPPVGKYSHAVRAGDFLFVTGQLAEDPSTGAMQIGSIAEQMQRVMDNLKLVLDHTGTSFNRVTMARIFITDLRYYDTVNEIYESYFPEGLPGRTTIGVTGLAGLGDVEIDLIVYCGE; encoded by the coding sequence ATGTTTGAACGAATTAATTTACCCAATGGTATTCTTCCTCCCGTCGGCAAATATTCTCACGCCGTCCGCGCTGGCGATTTTCTCTTTGTTACGGGACAATTAGCCGAAGATCCCAGCACTGGCGCAATGCAAATTGGCTCTATAGCAGAGCAGATGCAGCGAGTCATGGACAATCTGAAGCTAGTTTTAGACCATACCGGAACCAGTTTTAATCGCGTGACTATGGCGCGGATTTTTATTACGGATTTGCGCTACTACGATACCGTCAACGAGATTTATGAATCTTATTTTCCGGAAGGACTTCCCGGACGAACCACCATTGGCGTAACCGGGTTAGCAGGATTGGGGGACGTAGAAATCGATTTAATTGTCTATTGTGGGGAGTAG
- a CDS encoding DUF2103 domain-containing protein — translation MGNRKKSQPSQSGRLVWNHSTHLDGLIPILEKLTNSDGISTITPGVLSRVKSHSPHLKLKVSVPIRGGFKLIARQGKTVQEVFIITTLSQTDLEAAISSVLAS, via the coding sequence GTGGGCAATCGAAAAAAAAGCCAACCCTCTCAATCCGGCCGTCTGGTGTGGAACCATTCGACTCATCTGGATGGCTTAATCCCGATCCTGGAAAAGTTAACCAACTCCGATGGCATTTCTACCATTACTCCAGGAGTCCTCAGTCGCGTGAAAAGTCATAGTCCTCATTTGAAATTAAAGGTCTCTGTTCCCATCCGGGGAGGGTTTAAACTCATTGCCCGTCAAGGTAAAACCGTACAAGAAGTCTTTATTATTACCACGCTTTCGCAAACCGATTTAGAGGCAGCGATTTCCTCAGTTTTAGCGTCTTAA
- a CDS encoding DICT sensory domain-containing protein has protein sequence MSNYPSVLAALLQELPQLRSQTYFKPSLTALSHAMEDQVLAGSDRPLAIANFQQERFYRQEAGRYRRIAAKTDEVYVLAALDTEFTNASKEYETIAFSHDDSLKQEWHLVIIGDRYATCLICREKDPLETPSAQSPISMEQSRQFEGIWTFDRQVCYHAARLLLDRILLYRPELEVKVNQSRQRLLDAPVIPETGVDPAPFAERLVTYLQAGQYKLFKAYTAIATQERKERLVNSITDAIRRSLNPEEIFEIAARELGQAISNCRCLIYPCQASSPQVTLEYEYLNSTTLAPLKGKNWPLAEHPLFSQVVDRHQPASANNLTETPISLADPSTILATVSTTATHSWLMVPVLYKEELLGTIEIHHCGEEHYHWSSSNIELVEAIAAQIGVALIQARSYANLENLNQQLEALDRTTRNLIAITGHELRTPLSTIQVCLESLASEPDMPAELRQIMLNTALDDAERLRQVIQDFLTLSRLESGSVDWNPEPLPLQECVDLALSSIRGHQQLKGVPQLTTELAADLPLVQADGEWLVEVLSKLLDNACKFTPARGRVTIEAASQEPASVENSADLRDANTLQDRSGDRPMVLVTVTDTGRGIEPNRLETVFDRFYQEEGALRRTRGGTGLGLAICRQIVTNWGGQIWARSGGKNQGSQFQFTVPIAEYGTLPTVLSSNPLTSSRKLR, from the coding sequence ATGAGTAACTATCCCTCCGTGCTGGCAGCACTTTTACAAGAGTTACCCCAGCTTCGATCGCAAACGTACTTTAAACCATCGCTAACTGCGCTATCTCACGCGATGGAAGACCAAGTACTCGCCGGATCGGATCGACCCTTGGCGATCGCGAATTTTCAGCAAGAACGGTTCTACCGTCAAGAAGCCGGCCGCTATCGCCGCATCGCAGCAAAAACCGATGAAGTCTACGTCCTCGCCGCATTAGACACTGAATTTACCAATGCCTCAAAAGAGTACGAAACCATTGCCTTCAGCCATGACGACTCCCTTAAGCAAGAATGGCATTTAGTCATTATTGGCGATCGCTACGCTACCTGCTTGATTTGTCGCGAGAAAGACCCCCTGGAGACCCCTTCGGCTCAATCTCCGATCTCGATGGAGCAATCTCGTCAGTTTGAAGGGATCTGGACCTTCGATCGCCAAGTTTGCTACCATGCAGCCCGCTTGCTCCTCGATCGCATTCTCTTATATCGTCCGGAATTAGAAGTCAAAGTCAACCAAAGTCGGCAACGACTGCTCGATGCGCCCGTTATCCCCGAGACTGGCGTCGATCCGGCTCCATTTGCCGAGCGCTTGGTCACCTACTTGCAAGCAGGGCAGTATAAACTCTTCAAAGCCTACACGGCGATCGCCACCCAAGAACGTAAAGAGCGCCTGGTAAACTCCATCACAGATGCCATCCGTCGTTCTCTCAATCCCGAGGAAATTTTTGAGATTGCAGCTCGAGAACTCGGCCAGGCCATCTCCAACTGCCGCTGCTTGATTTATCCCTGTCAAGCCTCCAGTCCCCAGGTGACCTTAGAATACGAATATCTGAACTCAACCACTCTGGCTCCTTTAAAAGGAAAAAATTGGCCCCTGGCGGAACATCCCCTCTTCTCCCAAGTTGTCGATCGCCATCAACCGGCTTCGGCAAACAACCTAACCGAGACTCCCATCAGTCTTGCCGATCCGAGTACGATATTGGCAACAGTTTCCACAACCGCCACTCATTCTTGGCTAATGGTTCCGGTGCTTTACAAGGAGGAGCTATTGGGAACCATTGAAATTCATCATTGCGGGGAAGAACACTATCATTGGTCCTCGAGTAATATCGAACTGGTGGAAGCGATCGCCGCACAAATTGGGGTCGCCCTCATCCAAGCCCGATCCTATGCGAATTTGGAGAACCTCAATCAACAATTAGAAGCTCTCGATCGGACAACGCGCAATCTGATTGCCATTACCGGTCACGAGTTGCGCACTCCCTTGTCTACCATACAAGTGTGTTTGGAAAGCTTGGCCAGCGAGCCAGATATGCCTGCCGAACTGCGACAGATCATGCTGAATACAGCTCTGGATGATGCCGAGCGCTTGCGACAGGTCATTCAGGATTTTTTGACCCTGTCGCGGTTGGAAAGCGGCTCGGTGGATTGGAACCCCGAACCCCTTCCCTTGCAAGAATGTGTCGATTTGGCTCTCAGCAGTATTCGCGGCCATCAGCAGCTCAAAGGAGTGCCGCAGCTAACAACGGAACTGGCCGCCGATCTGCCTCTGGTGCAAGCTGATGGGGAATGGTTGGTGGAAGTGCTATCAAAACTGCTGGATAATGCCTGTAAGTTTACGCCAGCTCGGGGTCGGGTGACCATCGAAGCGGCGAGCCAAGAGCCGGCATCGGTGGAGAATAGTGCCGATCTAAGGGATGCCAATACCCTACAAGACCGATCGGGCGATCGCCCCATGGTGTTGGTGACAGTTACCGATACCGGACGCGGCATTGAACCCAACCGCTTGGAAACCGTGTTCGATCGCTTTTATCAGGAGGAAGGAGCACTGCGCCGTACCCGAGGAGGAACGGGACTGGGGTTGGCTATTTGCCGACAAATTGTTACCAATTGGGGCGGGCAAATTTGGGCCCGCTCCGGTGGCAAAAACCAAGGGAGTCAGTTCCAGTTTACCGTTCCCATTGCCGAATACGGCACTCTGCCGACCGTACTTTCGAGCAATCCACTCACCTCTTCGCGTAAATTGCGCTAA
- a CDS encoding ComEC/Rec2 family competence protein, producing MSRNAGLLLCLAYILGVAVAPIDGAKYYIIAVGAIAAFVVPRYWRGGPKAGVYALAAVIAAIAGWYFHWRLPQPPPVNWSLWTGETATVQGVVLTEPRVTRSQQLQFTLQAIDIATPTLGQHPLTAKLYTTIPLLQGTGLHTGHSIDVTGRIYEPRPAAISGGFDFRTYLARKGIFAGLVGKTVKFERQEVSWGWWQVRKRIVRSLVRGLDVPEGLVVASIVMGRRAVDLPFSIRDEFIQVGLAHVLAASGFHISLVLGLILALTERFSQATQLKWGIVGLVLYSSLTGFQPSILRAVFMGLAALIGKVLDRRVNVLRSLFLTATILLLFNPLWIQDLGFQLSFLSTLGLVVTVPVLMRQWDALPPAIASAFAVPASALIWTLPLQLYSFGLVSPYSIFVNIIAIPFILLATIGGLFSSILGLVWSSGGSWLATLLYYPTQGLIAIVHWFSQLPGNSVALGKISLLQLLLLYGLILGFWLMESGEKPGMENARSPWILLTGVGMAFAIVIVPGWHVENQQSQITVLPTRSPVAIVQSFGTTIAIGTPDLKTAEYTLIPFLQSEGINRLDASFSLDRKSQTTQGWLKVLDAVTVTKFYDAIGNNSNDSHQSPIQESLTTGRGNYQSLTLDDEIAFGAVRIRALSVQPQILELKLGKQRWSIVAENEKSDDLCEVPTLCQEDTMETVLVWTGTGLSEQDIAQIQPEVAIVLSADLDPDLKLQLESNNTQVFVTGIDGTIQWNSRKGFPARIDSW from the coding sequence ATGTCTCGGAATGCGGGCTTACTGCTTTGCTTGGCTTATATTCTGGGGGTGGCTGTTGCCCCCATTGATGGCGCGAAGTATTACATTATTGCGGTTGGCGCGATCGCCGCCTTTGTGGTTCCGCGATACTGGCGGGGCGGTCCGAAAGCTGGAGTATATGCTCTAGCAGCAGTAATTGCAGCGATCGCCGGATGGTATTTTCATTGGCGGCTTCCCCAACCTCCTCCGGTGAATTGGAGTCTGTGGACTGGAGAAACCGCTACCGTGCAAGGAGTCGTGCTTACCGAACCTCGAGTCACGCGATCGCAACAGTTGCAATTTACCTTGCAAGCGATCGACATTGCAACGCCAACCCTCGGCCAACATCCTCTGACGGCCAAACTCTACACGACCATTCCCCTCTTACAAGGAACTGGATTGCATACTGGTCACTCGATCGATGTCACTGGAAGGATTTACGAACCTCGTCCGGCCGCGATCTCGGGTGGCTTTGATTTCCGGACCTATTTAGCCCGCAAAGGTATCTTTGCCGGTTTGGTTGGCAAAACTGTCAAATTCGAGCGGCAAGAGGTTTCCTGGGGCTGGTGGCAAGTGCGAAAGCGTATTGTCCGGTCGTTGGTGCGGGGGTTAGATGTGCCGGAAGGGTTGGTGGTTGCCTCCATCGTTATGGGTCGTCGCGCCGTAGATTTACCCTTCTCAATTCGAGATGAGTTTATTCAAGTCGGTTTGGCTCACGTACTAGCGGCATCTGGGTTTCATATTTCTTTGGTCTTGGGATTAATCTTAGCCCTAACCGAAAGATTCTCCCAAGCCACTCAATTAAAATGGGGAATCGTTGGGTTGGTTCTCTACAGCAGCTTAACCGGGTTTCAACCCTCAATTTTGCGGGCGGTATTCATGGGACTTGCCGCATTAATCGGTAAGGTTCTCGATCGCCGAGTTAATGTATTGCGCTCCTTATTCTTAACGGCAACTATTTTGTTGTTGTTTAATCCATTATGGATTCAAGATTTGGGATTTCAACTGAGTTTTTTATCGACTTTAGGATTAGTGGTGACGGTTCCGGTTTTGATGAGGCAATGGGATGCTCTGCCACCGGCGATCGCATCGGCATTCGCCGTTCCCGCGAGCGCGTTGATTTGGACGCTGCCCTTACAATTATATTCTTTTGGTCTGGTCTCTCCCTACAGCATTTTTGTCAATATCATCGCCATACCGTTTATTCTGCTCGCGACAATTGGCGGTTTATTCTCATCAATTTTAGGTTTGGTTTGGTCTTCGGGAGGCAGTTGGCTGGCGACTCTTTTATATTATCCCACTCAAGGTTTAATCGCGATCGTACATTGGTTTAGCCAGCTCCCAGGCAACTCTGTGGCGTTGGGGAAAATTTCTCTGTTGCAATTACTTCTATTGTATGGATTAATTTTGGGGTTTTGGTTAATGGAGAGTGGGGAGAAACCCGGAATGGAAAATGCACGATCGCCATGGATACTCTTAACCGGCGTTGGCATGGCGTTTGCGATCGTTATTGTTCCGGGATGGCATGTCGAAAACCAACAATCTCAAATTACCGTACTTCCAACTCGTTCTCCTGTCGCGATCGTTCAATCGTTTGGAACGACTATTGCGATCGGAACTCCCGATTTAAAGACGGCTGAATATACTCTTATTCCCTTTTTGCAGTCGGAGGGAATTAATCGTTTAGATGCCAGTTTCTCCCTAGATCGAAAATCGCAAACAACGCAAGGATGGTTAAAGGTTTTAGATGCCGTTACTGTAACCAAGTTTTACGATGCGATCGGCAATAATTCTAATGATTCTCATCAATCGCCGATTCAAGAAAGCCTTACAACTGGGCGAGGAAATTATCAATCGTTGACCTTAGATGACGAGATTGCTTTTGGAGCCGTACGCATTCGCGCCTTGAGCGTGCAGCCGCAGATTTTAGAGCTAAAACTGGGCAAGCAGCGGTGGTCGATCGTGGCTGAAAATGAGAAGAGCGATGATTTATGCGAGGTTCCAACTCTATGCCAGGAAGATACCATGGAAACGGTACTCGTGTGGACGGGAACAGGATTATCCGAGCAAGATATTGCCCAGATTCAACCGGAAGTTGCGATCGTGCTGTCTGCCGATCTCGATCCAGATTTAAAGTTGCAGTTAGAATCTAACAATACTCAAGTCTTCGTTACCGGAATTGATGGCACGATTCAATGGAATTCCCGGAAAGGTTTTCCAGCTCGGATTGATTCTTGGTAA